From the Clostridium sp. Marseille-P299 genome, one window contains:
- the cysW gene encoding sulfate ABC transporter permease subunit CysW: protein MKEKRSEGNSFVRILLILISVFFIFSMLIMPLIVVIREALKSGWLIYKDAITDFYTQRALMLTILATISAVIINTIFGLFAAWLLTKFSFRGKKLLTTMIDIPFAVSPIIAGLIFVLTFGRVSFAKPLIDAINLKIVFAVPGIILATIFVTFPFISREIIPVLNATGNEEEEAATLMGAGGFYIFRRITLPRIKWALLYGIILCTARAMGEFGAVSVLSGHLRGITNTLPLHVEILYNEFKYTQAFAVSSILVILAVIILILRNIVEYMGKKGR, encoded by the coding sequence ATGAAAGAAAAAAGAAGTGAGGGGAATTCCTTTGTTCGTATATTACTAATTTTAATCAGTGTATTTTTTATATTTTCCATGTTAATAATGCCATTAATTGTTGTAATTCGTGAAGCGCTAAAAAGTGGATGGCTTATATATAAGGATGCAATTACGGATTTTTATACACAAAGAGCGTTAATGCTTACCATACTTGCAACAATAAGTGCGGTTATTATAAACACAATTTTTGGATTATTTGCTGCATGGCTTTTGACAAAGTTCTCATTTAGAGGGAAAAAATTACTTACTACAATGATTGACATACCATTTGCAGTTTCACCGATTATTGCAGGACTTATCTTTGTTCTTACATTTGGTAGAGTTAGTTTTGCGAAACCTCTAATTGATGCAATTAACCTAAAAATTGTATTTGCTGTGCCAGGAATTATTTTAGCAACGATATTTGTAACCTTTCCATTTATCTCTAGGGAGATTATTCCTGTACTAAATGCAACTGGAAATGAAGAAGAAGAGGCGGCGACACTTATGGGAGCAGGGGGCTTTTACATATTTAGAAGAATTACCCTCCCACGTATAAAATGGGCACTTCTTTATGGAATTATTTTATGTACCGCCAGAGCAATGGGAGAGTTTGGTGCAGTTTCGGTATTATCTGGTCATCTTAGAGGAATCACAAATACACTGCCGTTACATGTAGAAATTTTATATAACGAATTTAAATATACACAGGCATTTGCAGTATCTTCAATTCTAGTTATATTGGCAGTCATTATATTAATTTTAAGAAACATAGTGGAATATATGGGAAAGAAGGGAAGATAG
- the cysT gene encoding sulfate ABC transporter permease subunit CysT, whose protein sequence is MVRKKRVIPGFGLSLGVTLTFLSLIVIIPMASVVLSASKLGVREFFEVVTSKRVLAGYQVSFTCALIATLINSVFGVILAWVIVRYDFPFKRILDGLIELPFALPTAVAGITLTNLYSTKGWFGSFFNKFGIQISYTKIGITIAMIFIGIPFIVRTIQPVLESLDGTYEEAATILGASRCRIFFQVIFPEIRPALLTGFGLAFARALGEYGSVVFIAGNSPYETEIVPLLILSKLQQFDYEGATAIALVMLIVAFVLLFIINAIQVHANKFSKE, encoded by the coding sequence ATTGTAAGGAAAAAGCGAGTAATACCTGGTTTTGGATTATCTTTAGGGGTAACCTTAACGTTTTTAAGTTTAATTGTAATAATACCTATGGCATCCGTCGTACTATCTGCTTCAAAGTTAGGGGTAAGAGAGTTCTTTGAAGTGGTTACTAGTAAGCGCGTACTCGCTGGATATCAAGTTAGTTTTACTTGCGCATTAATTGCAACATTAATCAATAGTGTATTTGGAGTTATTTTGGCATGGGTAATTGTTCGTTATGACTTTCCCTTTAAGCGTATTTTAGATGGATTAATAGAGCTTCCTTTTGCACTTCCTACTGCAGTAGCGGGAATTACACTTACCAATCTTTACTCCACAAAAGGGTGGTTTGGTAGTTTTTTTAATAAGTTCGGAATTCAAATCTCTTATACGAAAATTGGTATCACAATTGCGATGATTTTTATAGGAATACCATTCATTGTACGAACGATTCAACCAGTCCTTGAATCTTTAGATGGTACTTATGAGGAGGCCGCAACAATACTAGGTGCCAGCAGGTGTAGGATTTTCTTTCAAGTAATTTTTCCTGAAATTCGACCTGCATTATTGACAGGGTTTGGTTTAGCATTTGCAAGAGCTTTGGGTGAGTATGGGAGTGTTGTATTTATTGCAGGAAATTCTCCCTATGAAACGGAAATTGTTCCGCTTTTAATCCTTAGTAAATTACAGCAATTTGATTATGAAGGTGCAACAGCTATTGCATTAGTAATGTTGATTGTAGCCTTTGTTCTGTTATTTATTATAAATGCAATCCAAGTACATGCGAACAAGTTCTCAAAAGAGTAG